The following proteins are co-located in the Paraburkholderia phytofirmans PsJN genome:
- a CDS encoding OmpA family protein, which produces MSINAIQLIQSAMTDGVVRQLAGRFGLPADATQKVLAVAAPALVAGLMQKGATLDGARSLFATILSPEVNGHIAEQLPRLIGSTTGLSQLEMAGRQLLERTLDRRVDVLSDEVASQTGVPAHATHAMTGIVGATLLGLLKRHCLEGRGNAGQLPTLLGHQLPVIAPFLNDRLMAALGLGGVGAFAGNILAQLKAVSSHIDHPTPAAKPAADASPSIQVPVDAVVREERRSHTWLWWLLAAIAAVLAFLFLRGCQGEQSAGRVGAHNSADVPVTAQPPLAPVQASAAVVTASDAAASAPAASAATPASSASDAQQPAAAIVPTQDSQFSFTVDAAGKPTLTATVGSEAEKTQLMDELTKRLGQYNFVPNITVDPATKPADWLAHFDSLLPLLSLPGAEVKVAGTHIELSGTAADKKLGWLDKLKSLLGTSYQIGSFDVAHAVADANENFRSAIKNLLAPDSSCAAADVVKVLNLQVINFASASAHVPASAVDDLKQSARVLNACAGNGKTARLEVAGYSDNVGGEQANLQLSKQRANAVRAYLVKTGVPADSLLAQGYGQARPVASNDTASGRFANRRIEFVAQQ; this is translated from the coding sequence ATGAGCATCAACGCAATTCAACTGATTCAGTCCGCCATGACGGACGGTGTGGTGCGGCAGCTAGCGGGGCGCTTCGGGCTGCCGGCGGACGCGACTCAAAAGGTGCTGGCCGTCGCGGCGCCGGCGCTCGTTGCCGGTCTGATGCAAAAGGGCGCGACGCTCGACGGTGCGCGTTCGCTTTTCGCCACGATCCTCTCGCCGGAAGTGAACGGCCATATCGCCGAACAGCTGCCGCGCCTGATCGGCAGCACGACTGGCTTGAGCCAACTCGAAATGGCCGGGCGGCAGTTGCTCGAACGAACGCTGGACCGCCGCGTCGACGTGTTGAGCGACGAGGTCGCCTCGCAAACCGGCGTGCCGGCGCACGCCACGCATGCCATGACGGGCATCGTCGGGGCAACGCTGCTCGGCTTGCTGAAACGGCATTGTCTCGAAGGTCGGGGCAACGCCGGGCAATTGCCCACGCTGCTGGGCCATCAACTGCCGGTCATTGCGCCTTTTCTTAACGATCGCCTGATGGCCGCACTCGGTCTGGGCGGCGTCGGCGCGTTTGCCGGCAACATACTGGCGCAATTGAAGGCTGTTTCGTCGCACATCGATCATCCGACACCCGCGGCCAAGCCGGCGGCCGACGCGTCGCCGAGCATCCAGGTGCCCGTGGACGCCGTGGTGCGCGAAGAGCGCCGCTCGCACACGTGGCTGTGGTGGCTGCTTGCGGCAATCGCTGCGGTGCTGGCGTTTCTGTTTTTGCGCGGCTGCCAGGGTGAGCAGAGCGCCGGCCGCGTCGGCGCGCACAACAGTGCCGACGTGCCGGTTACCGCGCAACCACCTTTGGCGCCGGTTCAGGCTTCGGCCGCTGTGGTAACCGCCAGCGACGCGGCAGCATCGGCACCTGCCGCCAGCGCCGCGACGCCCGCCAGTTCGGCTAGCGACGCCCAGCAGCCGGCCGCCGCGATCGTGCCGACTCAAGACAGCCAGTTCAGCTTTACCGTCGACGCCGCCGGCAAACCGACGCTGACGGCCACCGTCGGCAGCGAAGCCGAAAAGACGCAACTGATGGACGAGCTGACAAAACGCCTCGGTCAATATAACTTCGTGCCGAATATCACGGTGGACCCGGCCACGAAACCGGCCGACTGGCTGGCTCATTTCGACAGCCTGTTGCCGCTGCTGTCGCTGCCCGGCGCGGAAGTGAAAGTGGCCGGTACGCACATCGAACTGAGCGGCACTGCCGCGGACAAGAAGCTCGGCTGGCTCGACAAGCTGAAGTCGCTGCTCGGCACGTCGTATCAGATCGGTTCGTTCGACGTCGCGCACGCCGTCGCCGATGCCAACGAGAACTTCCGCAGCGCGATCAAGAACCTGCTCGCGCCGGATAGCTCGTGCGCGGCAGCGGACGTGGTCAAAGTGCTGAATCTGCAAGTGATCAACTTCGCGAGCGCCAGCGCGCATGTGCCGGCTTCGGCTGTGGATGATCTGAAGCAATCGGCGCGTGTGCTGAACGCCTGCGCGGGCAACGGCAAGACGGCGCGGCTGGAAGTGGCGGGCTATTCGGACAACGTCGGCGGCGAACAGGCGAATCTGCAATTGTCGAAGCAACGTGCCAATGCGGTGCGCGCCTACCTCGTCAAGACCGGCGTGCCGGCCGATTCGCTGCTGGCGCAAGGCTATGGTCAGGCGCGTCCGGTGGCGAGCAACGACACGGCGAGCGGGCGCTTTGCCAATCGCCGCATCGAGTTCGTCGCGCAGCAGTAA
- a CDS encoding GMC family oxidoreductase, producing MQYDYIIVGAGSGGCALASRLADSCPDATIALIEAGPHTDRNLFVNMPVGVAAVVPHKLKTNYGYLTTPQPGLGGRQGYQPRGRGFGGSSAINAMIYTRGHPLDYDEWAELGCEGWSWTEVLPYFRRTEGNQRGADAWHGDSGPLTVSDLRYQNPFSRRFVQAAIEAGYKPNSDFNGADQEGIGFYQVTQRDGRRCSVARAYIYDRARPNLHTIADATVLRVAFNGKRASGVEIVRGGRTETLEARAEVVLAAGAFNSPQLLMCSGIGPAAHLQSLGIAVLHDAPEVGQNLIDHVDFTINKRVSSIEPTGFSIRGIARMLPQFVTFMRHGRGMLSSNVAEAGGFLKSKPTLDRPDLQLHFCAAIVDDHNRHMHWGHGYSLHVCVLRPHSRGTVTLASADARTAPVIDPRFFSDPRDLDLLVDGARMARRILDAPSLALHGGSELYTHSGQSDAELRRTIVEHADTIYHPVATCRMGGDARSVVDPQLRVRGVTGLRIVDASVMPTLIGGNTNSPTVMIGERAADLIAAARRASQTELKIASTSRAGMAADTA from the coding sequence CGATTACATCATCGTCGGTGCAGGCTCGGGCGGTTGCGCGCTGGCGAGCCGTCTCGCGGATAGCTGCCCGGACGCGACGATCGCGCTGATCGAAGCCGGCCCGCACACGGACCGCAATCTGTTCGTCAACATGCCGGTTGGCGTGGCGGCCGTGGTGCCGCACAAACTCAAGACCAATTACGGTTATCTGACCACGCCGCAGCCGGGGCTCGGCGGACGGCAAGGGTATCAGCCGCGCGGGCGCGGCTTCGGCGGATCGAGTGCGATCAACGCGATGATCTACACGCGCGGCCATCCGCTCGATTACGACGAATGGGCGGAACTGGGTTGCGAAGGCTGGTCGTGGACGGAGGTGCTGCCGTATTTCCGCCGTACCGAAGGCAACCAGCGCGGCGCCGACGCGTGGCATGGCGACAGCGGCCCGCTCACTGTCTCCGATCTGCGCTATCAGAATCCGTTTTCACGGCGCTTCGTGCAGGCAGCGATAGAAGCCGGCTACAAACCGAATAGCGACTTCAACGGCGCGGATCAGGAAGGGATCGGTTTCTACCAGGTGACGCAGCGCGACGGACGTCGCTGCAGCGTGGCACGCGCCTATATCTACGACCGCGCGCGTCCCAACCTGCATACGATCGCCGACGCGACCGTGCTGCGCGTCGCCTTCAACGGCAAGCGCGCGAGCGGCGTGGAGATCGTGCGCGGCGGCCGCACGGAAACGCTCGAAGCGCGCGCGGAGGTGGTGCTTGCCGCGGGCGCGTTCAATTCGCCGCAACTGCTGATGTGCTCGGGTATCGGACCGGCGGCGCATCTGCAGTCGCTCGGCATTGCGGTGCTGCACGACGCGCCGGAGGTCGGCCAGAACCTGATCGACCACGTCGATTTCACGATCAACAAGCGGGTTTCGTCGATCGAGCCGACCGGCTTTTCGATTCGCGGCATTGCGCGGATGTTGCCGCAGTTCGTCACGTTCATGCGTCATGGGCGGGGCATGCTGTCGAGCAATGTCGCCGAGGCGGGCGGTTTTCTGAAGAGCAAGCCGACGCTCGACCGGCCGGATCTGCAATTGCATTTTTGCGCGGCCATCGTCGACGATCACAACCGTCATATGCATTGGGGCCACGGCTATTCGCTGCACGTGTGCGTGTTGCGGCCGCACAGTCGCGGCACCGTGACTCTCGCGAGCGCCGATGCGCGAACCGCGCCGGTGATCGATCCGCGTTTCTTCAGCGACCCGCGCGATCTCGATCTGCTGGTGGACGGCGCGCGAATGGCGCGGCGCATTCTCGATGCGCCCTCACTCGCGCTGCATGGCGGCAGCGAGCTGTACACCCATTCTGGCCAGTCGGACGCGGAGTTGCGCCGCACGATCGTCGAGCATGCCGACACGATCTATCACCCGGTGGCTACGTGCCGGATGGGCGGCGACGCGCGCTCCGTGGTCGATCCGCAGTTGCGGGTGCGAGGCGTAACGGGGCTGCGGATCGTCGACGCCTCGGTGATGCCGACGCTGATCGGCGGCAACACCAATTCGCCGACGGTGATGATCGGCGAGCGCGCGGCCGATCTGATCGCGGCGGCCCGTCGCGCATCGCAAACGGAGCTGAAGATCGCGTCGACCAGCAGAGCGGGCATGGCGGCGGATACTGCCTGA